In Ananas comosus cultivar F153 linkage group 10, ASM154086v1, whole genome shotgun sequence, the following proteins share a genomic window:
- the LOC109716742 gene encoding probable xyloglucan endotransglucosylase/hydrolase protein 26, with amino-acid sequence MAMGKPRAVLVAFALLVVLDRGLVRANFYDECDVTWGPQNTAIWGNGENLALSLDSDHIGSAIRTTKQFLFGSVEMEIQLVPDNSAGTVAAYYTSSLGDYHDEIDYEFLGNETGQPYTIHTNVFGKGQGNKEVQFKPWFDPTEDYHNYTIFWSPTEIVWFIDQIPIRVYRNYESAGAPFPTNQPMRMYSSIWNADDWACQGGRVKTDWSKAPFVAKYRNLKLDVCECESADSISQCYSSSNWYNGWQYSKLTAAQLGQMNWVQQNYKIYDYCTDYKRFNGQMPVECSLPQY; translated from the exons ATGGCAATGGGGAAGCCGCGCGCCGTCCTTGTTGCCTTCGCTTTGCTCGTCGTGCTCGATCGAGGCCTCGTGCGCGCCAATTTCTACGACGAGTGCGACGTTACCTGGGGACCGCAGAACACTGCCATCTGGGGCAACGGCGAGAACCTCGCGCTTTCGCTCGACTCTGATCACATAG GTTCCGCAATTCGAACAACAAAGCAGTTCCTCTTCGGATCCGTAGAGATGGAAATTCAGCTGGTTCCTGACAACTCTGCTGGAACTGTCGCCGCATACTAC ACATCTTCGTTGGGCGACTACCATGACGAGATCGATTACGAGTTCCTCGGAAACGAAACCGGACAACCGTACACCATCCACACGAATGTGTTCGGTAAAGGCCAAGGAAACAAGGAGGTGCAATTCAAGCCATGGTTCGACCCGACCGAGGATTACCACAACTACACCATCTTCTGGAGCCCAACTGAGATTGT GTGGTTCATCGACCAGATCCCGATCAGAGTCTACAGAAACTACGAGAGCGCCGGCGCCCCGTTCCCCACCAACCAGCCGATGAGGATGTACTCCAGCATCTGGAATGCGGACGACTGGGCGTGCCAGGGCGGGCGGGTCAAGACAGACTGGAGCAAAGCGCCGTTCGTCGCCAAGTACCGGAACCTGAAGCTGGACGTCTGCGAGTGCGAGAGTGCAGACAGCATTTCCCAGTGCTACTCATCTTCCAACTGGTACAATGGATGGCAGTACTCCAAGCTGACCGCCGCGCAGCTGGGCCAGATGAATTGGGTGCAGCAGAACTACAAGATCTACGATTACTGCACCGACTACAAGAGATTTAACGGCCAGATGCCCGTCGAATGCTCTCTGCCGCAATACTGA
- the LOC109716306 gene encoding casein kinase 1-like protein 4, translated as MDRIVGGKYKLGRKIGSGSFGEIYLATHVDTFEIVAVKIENTKTKHPQLFYEAKLYNILQGGSGIASIKWCGIDGEDNVLVLDLLGPSLEDLFVYCGRKFSLKTVLMLADQMITRIEYVHSKGFLHRDIKPDNFLMGLGRKANQVYIIDFGLAKRYRDSVTNRHIPYRENKNLTGTARYASCNTHLGIEQSRRDDLESLGYVLLYFLRGSLPWQGLKAATKKQKYDKICEKKLSTPIEVLCKSHPVEFASYFHYCHSLTFDQRPDYGFLKRLFRELFSREGYEFDYIFDWTILKYQQAQKSKAQTQFSPGSGVTTSRAIPMEVDKHKGISGGPPPGEVTEYMGPSNAARPAVRMQFKSAADKHISSENHGFDNLRVGTSTEKVQLPPSSFALPGIPRRNELSSKQPDRNDASRHSQGFVSNVGSSSSWLPTLQRNASAK; from the exons ATGGATCGGATCGTCGGGGGAAAGTACAAGCTCGGGAGGAAGATCGGGAGCGGATCCTTCGGCGAGATCTACCTCG CGACGCACGTCGACACCTTCGAGATCGTCGCGGTTAAGATC GAGAACACTAAGACTAAACATCCTCAGTTGTTTTACGAGGCCAAGCTATATAACATTCTCCAAGGAGGAA GTGGTATTGCAAGCATAAAATGGTGCGGCATAGATGGAGAGGACAATGTTCTTGTTCTTGATTTGCTTGGACCGAGCCTTGAAGACTTATTTGTCTACTGTGGTCGGAAGTTCTCACTGAAGACAGTGCTAATGTTAGCAGACCAAATG ATTACAAGAATAGAATACGTTCACTCTAAAGGGTTTTTGCATAGGGACATCAAGCCTGATAACTTTCTTATGGGCCTTGGTCGGAAAGCAAACCAG GTATACATCATTGATTTTGGGCTTGCAAAAAGATATCGGGACTCTGTTACCAATCGCCATATTCCATACAG ggaaaacaaaaatttgacTGGTACTGCTCGTTATGCAAGTTGCAATACTCATCTTGGCATTG AGCAAAGCCGTCGAGATGATTTGGAGTCGCTTGGATATGttcttttgtattttcttaGAGGAAG TCTTCCATGGCAGGGACTAAAAGCTGCCACAAAAAAGCAAAAGTACGACAAGATTTGTGAAAAGAAACTTTCTACACCTATTGAG GTTCTGTGCAAATCCCACCCAGTGGAATTTGCTTCTTACTTCCACTACTGCCATTCTTTGACATTTGATCAGCGACCTGATTATGGGTTTCTGAAGCGCCTCTTCCGTGAGCTGTTTAGCCGTGAAG gTTATGAGTTTGACTACATCTTTGACTGGACAATATTGAAATATCAACAAGCCCAGAAGTCTAAGGCTCAGACTCAATTTTCT CCTGGATCTGGAGTAACAACTAGCCGAGCAATTCCCATGGAAGTTGACAAACATAAAG GCATAAGTGGCGGGCCTCCTCCAGGTGAAGTTACAGAGTATATGGGACCAAGTAATGCGGCACGCCCTGCAGTCCGGATGCAGTTCAAATCTGCAGCTGATAAGCATATCAGTTCGGAGAATCATGGTTTTGATAATCTT AGAGTAGGCACAAGCACTGAAAAAGTTCAGTTGCCGCCGTCATCATTTGCTCTTCCTGGTATTCCAAGGAGAAATGAGTTAAGCTCAAAACAACCCGACCGTAATGATGCTTCACGCCATTCTCAGGGTTTTGTAAGCAATGTGGGCTCCTCAAGCAGTTGGCTTCCTACATTACAGCGTAATGCTTCAGCCAAATGA